Below is a genomic region from Trichoderma asperellum chromosome 2, complete sequence.
TATAAGCATATAGGCAGCGATATGCCAAAAAGGCATAAACAATGAAGCTTGATTATATATTCCGGGTGATAGAAGCCGGGGGAGCTCAAGCGCAAGATGCGAATGCAGGAATAGGCACCGATTTCAATACTATGTACGCATATGTTGTTCAGCCATAAGCTCTCCACTTCACACAAGAGCACTTGCATAAtaaagctgcagctgggcaCAGACAGTCGCAAAATATATTCCGACAAGTCCAAGAAGGTGCGTCAGAGCAAAATTTCAAATACAGTCACTCCGTTGTTCATGCAACTCATTCGTGTTctcgtgtttttttttttttttttttttttttcaaatctAGCGACTAATGCTGCTTGTTGAACAGGCCAAAATCAGCCACTTCTGAGGGCGCTTGAACTTCCCCCATCCTCCAGCTACTCTGCGCTCGCTTTCTTTCAGCCTCTTCATTGATCCTTATTATCTCCGCCCTCGCACCGTCCCAGCATTTCCTCCTTCCAGGAAACAGTCGCCAAAAAGCAGCCGTCGAAGGCCCATCCATGACCAACCTCCACAGCCCCCTTTCCCGCCACCAAAAGCGCCAGCCTTTCCAACCCCAGCCCAGATGCTCTGCCGCACCCATGCCTGCTGTTTTATCCGCCCATGTCAACCAATCGCCCGCAGGCACTGACGCAGGAAGAACCGGCCCTGTCTGCGCAGCCCTGCACAGCATCTTCTCGTGCCGATCCATCCAGCGTTGCatctctggcgctggcggcaacGAGGCTCTGCCTGACCAGACTTGAGCGATGCACATGCTGGCAATGTCAACGAGGCAAAATGCGCCGTGAAGGAGGAAGACGCAGCTCAGAAAAGCCAGAGAGTCTGGTGctttgagagagaagacgtTTTGGTATAGCCGCGGGCATGGCCTGTTCTTCGAGCCCGGGGCGTTTACCCAGCTGGGCGAGGGATTGGAGGCCGGGTCGAATTCTTTCTCCAAGAGGCTGAAATCATTGTTATATCCCGTACAGCAGATGACTGCATCAGCTTCGATAACCTCTCCAGAGGTCAGCTCCATCTTTCGTCCGCCAATAAACCGCCGGATGCCTACAATCGGCTTCACGGCCTTGGATCGAAAATTGGCAATAAGGGTATCAGAAAGCACCACGTTGGCCGTCTTAAGCGAACGAGTTGGGTCAAGCCCCCAAGATGGATCGAGTTCTCCAAACGCGTCTCTCGAGATGCTATGAACGGCTTCGTCGAATAGCCTCTCGGATTGTTTTGGAAACAGAGCACTGACGAGACCCCCCAGGTAGAGGGACCTGTATGAGATACTGTCTGCAACCGACACACCATTGACGAGACTAGGCATCTTTGAGAATCTGTCAGCGCGCCTGTGTGGACGATAGTCAAGATGGAGTCATGGGAAAGAGATTTCTCATACAATGACAGCGCCACCGTTATGTGACAATGAAATATGCGAGGCATGGCCGATAAGCGCGTCGACAATGTCACCTCCACTGTTCCCAAGCCCAACTACAATCACCTTTTGCCCATCAAATGCTTCTGGTCTAGGTTTTGTCAGTTCACATAGACAAATTAAGgaggggttttttttt
It encodes:
- a CDS encoding uncharacterized protein (TransMembrane:1 (n11-18c23/24o383-407i)); protein product: MTVMKPPRHKVAVIGLGAGGIVAVKNLLEEGFDVVGFERSSYIGGLWHFNEDENTLSVLESTATNISIDRGTFTDFPFPAGTPIHCAAKRVEDYLEAYASHFNLRPHFRLSTTVRSVSREDEGEGRWRLDFEGRPSEWFDKVVVATGPHIKPVIPEFEGADLFTGRLIHSKSFKKPEAFDGQKVIVVGLGNSGGDIVDALIGHASHISLSHNGGAVIMPSLVNGVSVADSISYRSLYLGGLVSALFPKQSERLFDEAVHSISRDAFGELDPSWGLDPTRSLKTANVVLSDTLIANFRSKAVKPIVGIRRFIGGRKMELTSGEVIEADAVICCTGYNNDFSLLEKEFDPASNPSPSWVNAPGSKNRPCPRLYQNVFSLKAPDSLAFLSCVFLLHGAFCLVDIASMCIAQVWSGRASLPPAPEMQRWMDRHEKMLCRAAQTGPVLPASVPAGDWLTWADKTAGMGAAEHLGWGWKGWRFWWRERGLWRLVMDGPSTAAFWRLFPGRRKCWDGARAEIIRINEEAERKRAQSSWRMGEVQAPSEVADFGLFNKQH